One window of the Thermovirga sp. genome contains the following:
- the rplM gene encoding 50S ribosomal protein L13 has product MAVNTTYMAKKEQVERKWFVVDATDKVLGRLAAQVALILQGKNKPTYTPHVDTGDFVVIVNADKIKITGKKLEKKYIYRHSGYKGGLRATSYGTFMEKYPERLLERVVKGMLPKNRLHFEKKLKVYAGPEHPHTAQKPEPLDIR; this is encoded by the coding sequence ATGGCTGTGAATACGACCTACATGGCAAAAAAGGAACAAGTGGAGAGAAAATGGTTTGTCGTTGACGCCACCGACAAGGTCCTAGGGAGGCTGGCTGCCCAGGTGGCCTTGATACTCCAGGGGAAGAACAAGCCGACCTACACGCCCCATGTCGACACCGGGGATTTCGTAGTTATCGTCAACGCCGACAAGATAAAGATCACCGGGAAGAAACTGGAGAAGAAATACATATATCGCCACAGCGGGTACAAGGGCGGACTCAGGGCCACTTCCTACGGCACCTTCATGGAAAAATACCCCGAACGCCTCTTGGAAAGAGTCGTAAAGGGAATGCTTCCAAAGAATCGCCTGCACTTCGAGAAGAAACTGAAGGTCTACGCGGGACCTGAACATCCGCACACGGCTCAGAAGCCGGAGCCGCTTGATATCCGGTAA
- a CDS encoding GerMN domain-containing protein, whose translation MREPRDWEKRAPRPLFEDEEADDFYDDDDETGRVPTALRVVVWISVLVLLFAAGYWGTSLTLKYLDKKQIIAQRNVVRDPAEAKRVLEDTSEPSGLSVKRSGFEVFVPRGDILESETVSLVPGILEEDVKTVILGLMETMRAENTISEQVRVLHVFRNGDLLYLDLNDPFVKVIQNLPAEKATLIMTSLVRTIVANFSPVTRVRILINSKDPELKAPVDLTTPWQLKIS comes from the coding sequence ATGCGGGAACCCCGGGATTGGGAGAAAAGAGCCCCACGGCCTCTTTTCGAAGACGAAGAAGCGGACGATTTCTACGATGACGATGACGAGACCGGTAGAGTGCCCACGGCCCTCCGGGTCGTTGTCTGGATCTCCGTCCTGGTGCTCCTTTTCGCTGCGGGATACTGGGGCACGTCGCTGACCCTGAAGTACCTGGACAAGAAACAGATCATCGCGCAGCGCAACGTGGTGAGGGACCCGGCCGAGGCGAAAAGGGTCCTGGAGGACACCTCCGAGCCCTCCGGTCTGAGCGTGAAGAGGTCGGGCTTCGAGGTCTTCGTACCCAGGGGCGACATCCTTGAATCCGAGACGGTCTCCCTCGTACCCGGCATCCTCGAGGAGGACGTGAAGACCGTCATACTGGGGCTCATGGAGACCATGAGGGCCGAGAACACCATCTCGGAACAGGTGCGGGTTCTCCACGTCTTCCGCAACGGAGACCTTCTGTACCTCGACCTGAACGACCCCTTCGTGAAGGTGATCCAGAACCTTCCTGCCGAAAAGGCCACCCTGATAATGACATCGCTGGTCAGGACCATCGTCGCCAACTTCTCTCCCGTTACGAGGGTCCGTATCCTGATAAACAGCAAGGATCCGGAGCTCAAGGCCCCCGTGGACCTCACCACGCCGTGGCAACTGAAAATCTCATGA
- a CDS encoding nicotinate phosphoribosyltransferase: MDSPRLDRLSDVYAFEPGTARFFSATHEEILSGKTTDIYFVKTRDILDACGRLDAPVVAEIFAKRGGVFAGIPEVVSLLEGSNVEVLSLDEGDTFVPGEVVTRISGPYSAFGMYETVILGMLASSTGWATAARECVEAAGGRPVLSFGARHVHPAVSSVMERAAVVAGGCVGASCILGAKLAGIDPRGTIPHAAILIAGDTLRIAKAYDDFLPEGEPRIILVDTFHDEAEESLRIASSLGERLSAVRLDTPSERGGVTPELVREVRRRLDMAGASHVSITVSGGLNPERIRHLSEAGAASFGVGSYIAHATPRDMTMDIKMVDGKPVAKRGRIPGITVNPSLEKYL; encoded by the coding sequence ATGGACTCCCCGAGGCTGGACAGACTCTCCGATGTGTATGCCTTTGAACCGGGGACGGCCAGGTTCTTCAGCGCGACCCACGAGGAGATCCTGTCCGGTAAGACCACCGACATCTACTTCGTGAAGACGAGGGATATCCTTGATGCCTGCGGGAGGCTCGACGCCCCCGTGGTCGCCGAGATCTTTGCCAAGCGGGGTGGTGTGTTCGCCGGGATACCGGAAGTGGTCAGCCTCCTGGAAGGCTCCAACGTGGAGGTCCTTTCCCTGGATGAGGGAGACACCTTCGTACCCGGCGAGGTCGTCACCAGGATAAGCGGACCCTATTCGGCTTTTGGCATGTACGAGACGGTGATCCTGGGCATGCTCGCCAGCTCCACGGGGTGGGCCACCGCCGCCAGGGAATGCGTCGAAGCCGCGGGGGGCAGGCCCGTACTCTCCTTCGGTGCGAGGCACGTTCACCCCGCCGTATCATCGGTGATGGAAAGGGCCGCCGTTGTGGCCGGAGGCTGCGTCGGCGCCAGCTGCATTCTCGGGGCCAAGTTGGCCGGTATAGACCCCAGGGGCACCATCCCCCACGCTGCCATACTGATCGCGGGCGATACCCTGCGGATAGCCAAGGCCTACGATGACTTCCTCCCGGAAGGGGAGCCCAGGATCATCCTGGTGGACACCTTCCATGATGAAGCCGAGGAATCGCTCAGGATCGCTTCCTCCCTGGGCGAGAGACTGTCGGCCGTCAGGCTCGATACCCCCTCCGAAAGGGGAGGGGTGACGCCCGAACTGGTTCGCGAGGTCCGACGCAGGCTCGACATGGCAGGTGCCTCCCACGTGTCGATTACCGTGTCGGGGGGGCTCAACCCCGAAAGGATAAGGCATCTTTCGGAGGCGGGCGCCGCGTCTTTTGGCGTGGGGAGTTACATCGCCCACGCGACTCCAAGGGACATGACCATGGACATCAAGATGGTCGACGGCAAGCCCGTGGCGAAACGGGGCAGGATTCCGGGCATAACCGTGAACCCTTCCCTTGAAAAGTACCTCTAG
- the rph gene encoding ribonuclease PH, producing the protein MGEASGNRVDGRGSDELRPVNITRGYSRFAEGSALVEFGDTRVLCTASVEERVPLFMRGGGKGWVTAEYSMLPRSTETRTPRDSARGGVSGRSHEIQRLIGRSLRAGTILELLGERTIWVDCDVLQADGGTRVAAITGGFVALADALRWLYAREIIDAIPLKCFVAAISVGKVDGVIVADLSYGEDSRAEVDFNIVMSEFGDFVEVQGTAEGDPYSRRELFGMIDLAEKGITSLITLQKSSLKLSEEEERALGVARDRFRERQQA; encoded by the coding sequence ATGGGAGAGGCATCAGGGAATAGGGTCGACGGGCGAGGCTCCGACGAACTCAGGCCCGTAAACATAACCAGGGGATACAGCCGCTTCGCCGAAGGTTCAGCCCTCGTGGAATTCGGCGACACGCGGGTGCTCTGCACGGCCTCCGTGGAGGAGAGGGTCCCCCTCTTTATGAGGGGCGGCGGCAAGGGCTGGGTGACGGCCGAGTACTCGATGCTGCCGAGGTCCACCGAAACCAGGACCCCCCGTGACAGCGCCCGCGGCGGGGTGAGCGGCAGGAGCCACGAGATCCAGAGGCTCATCGGCCGTTCCCTCAGGGCGGGCACCATCCTGGAACTCCTGGGGGAGCGGACGATCTGGGTCGACTGCGATGTGCTCCAGGCCGACGGGGGGACCAGGGTCGCCGCCATAACCGGGGGATTCGTCGCCCTCGCCGATGCCCTGAGGTGGCTCTATGCCAGGGAGATCATCGATGCCATCCCCTTGAAATGCTTCGTAGCGGCCATCAGCGTGGGCAAGGTCGACGGCGTCATCGTGGCGGACCTCTCCTACGGCGAGGACAGCCGCGCCGAAGTGGACTTCAACATCGTCATGAGCGAGTTCGGGGACTTCGTCGAGGTGCAGGGGACCGCCGAGGGAGACCCCTACTCCAGGCGGGAACTGTTCGGCATGATAGACCTGGCCGAAAAAGGCATAACCTCCTTGATCACGCTCCAGAAGAGTTCGCTGAAACTTTCGGAAGAAGAAGAGAGAGCCCTTGGCGTTGCCCGGGATCGTTTTCGCGAGCGGCAACAGGCATAA
- a CDS encoding efflux RND transporter periplasmic adaptor subunit, whose amino-acid sequence MKKTVVMVAIVAVFAGLILFRGHQQGRIKSALPEEEVARVETVHLREMNLAEVVEFTANIEPQEQSAVVPKVPGRTVLEVFVREGDRVKKGQPLASLDRSLVHRQLEEARTLYETAAADYERYQSLYKEEVISRQAADQARARYTQAKSAYEQARIMGGYHTITAPAEGIVARRFIDPGDTAPQGPAFLIFRQDNVKAVGAVPERLFPAIVPGDKVTMLVDALPGREFVAVVTNISPVIDPATRTGKIEVTLPSEGVILPGMFARARITSGEKRVMALPREAVSRLAGTGETICYVAEGGKAVLRVISTGIEREGFVEITGGLDPGEEVITTRAGTVRDGTRIEVYRR is encoded by the coding sequence ATGAAAAAGACAGTGGTGATGGTTGCTATCGTCGCAGTTTTCGCAGGACTTATCCTTTTCAGGGGGCATCAGCAGGGCAGGATCAAGAGCGCCCTTCCCGAGGAGGAGGTCGCCAGGGTCGAGACGGTCCACCTGAGGGAGATGAATCTGGCCGAGGTCGTCGAGTTCACCGCCAACATCGAGCCCCAGGAGCAGTCCGCGGTGGTGCCCAAGGTCCCCGGTAGGACCGTACTGGAGGTCTTCGTCCGCGAGGGGGACAGGGTCAAAAAGGGTCAACCCCTGGCATCGCTTGACAGGAGCCTCGTCCACCGGCAGCTGGAGGAAGCCCGGACCCTTTACGAGACCGCCGCCGCCGATTATGAACGCTACCAGTCCCTCTACAAGGAGGAGGTGATCAGCCGCCAGGCCGCGGACCAGGCCAGGGCCCGTTACACCCAGGCGAAGTCGGCCTACGAGCAGGCCAGGATCATGGGCGGGTATCACACCATCACTGCCCCGGCCGAAGGCATCGTGGCCAGGCGTTTTATCGACCCCGGCGATACCGCGCCCCAGGGCCCGGCTTTTCTTATCTTCAGGCAAGACAACGTCAAGGCCGTTGGGGCCGTCCCCGAAAGGCTCTTCCCGGCTATCGTCCCGGGCGACAAGGTCACCATGCTTGTCGATGCCCTTCCCGGCAGGGAGTTCGTGGCGGTGGTCACGAACATCTCCCCCGTCATCGACCCAGCCACTCGCACAGGAAAGATCGAAGTCACCCTCCCCTCCGAAGGGGTGATATTACCGGGTATGTTCGCCCGGGCAAGGATAACCTCGGGTGAGAAAAGGGTCATGGCTCTCCCCCGTGAGGCCGTCAGCCGCCTAGCCGGCACAGGCGAGACGATATGCTACGTGGCCGAGGGCGGCAAGGCCGTTCTTCGTGTCATCAGTACCGGCATCGAGCGGGAAGGCTTCGTGGAGATCACGGGAGGCCTCGATCCCGGTGAGGAAGTAATCACGACCCGGGCCGGCACCGTCAGGGACGGGACCAGGATAGAGGTGTACCGAAGGTGA
- the rpsI gene encoding 30S ribosomal protein S9, with amino-acid sequence MKRSEYYWGTGRRKAALARVRVCSGSGMLKVNERPADEYFPRSIWQSHAFEALKTSGLEGKIDVFVNASGGGLTGQSGAVRLGLARALLKMDPELRPTLKKSGLLTRDSRMVERKKFGQKGARAKRQFSKR; translated from the coding sequence ATGAAGCGATCTGAATATTACTGGGGTACGGGCAGACGCAAGGCCGCCCTTGCGAGGGTAAGGGTGTGTTCCGGTAGCGGGATGCTGAAGGTCAATGAGCGACCCGCCGACGAATACTTCCCCCGCAGCATATGGCAGTCCCATGCTTTCGAGGCGCTCAAGACATCGGGGCTTGAAGGGAAGATCGATGTCTTTGTCAACGCCAGCGGAGGCGGGCTCACGGGGCAGTCCGGCGCGGTCAGGCTCGGACTTGCCAGGGCTCTGCTCAAGATGGATCCCGAACTGAGACCCACCCTCAAGAAATCCGGCCTGCTGACCAGGGACTCCAGGATGGTCGAGAGGAAAAAATTCGGCCAGAAAGGCGCCCGCGCCAAGAGACAGTTCTCCAAGCGCTGA
- a CDS encoding TolC family protein codes for MTPQRRIITIAFIMLSLFVIFLGRRAWADAKPLLDEGLVVALAMENNPQVGMAEKRVEQAMARVREASSGKAPVLSASALYQKTYGEPRYPLVTNDPNLHGYAEAGFREMWRTALSLSWLVYSGGAVESGIRAAEFAVEAVRAESERTGQVVAHAARSAFFELQRARAGAVVAEEASRLALDHLGSVEALYRNGVVAKNELLRAEVAVSDAKLNLIRAESGIEVAFSALERAVGTGIKDRYQLPEPQKEPSPVEIPGNALGAALAGRPEFRALESSVRSARSMAVAAQGEKGPSVYLQGEAFSVGQTFYPDAADDWKISLVAQWTLYDGGKAKAHRDEALALAGELLQRVEDMKRSVDLEVSIATLDLRSALQRLEVARSQVALAEEDYRMAEARYSAQVGTNIDVHDARVALSRSRTQLVDAVYDALKARSDMELALGEAVKIPVDER; via the coding sequence ATGACACCGCAGAGAAGGATCATCACCATCGCCTTTATAATGCTGTCCCTCTTCGTAATATTCCTGGGCAGGAGGGCGTGGGCTGACGCAAAGCCCCTTCTGGACGAGGGCCTTGTCGTGGCCCTGGCCATGGAGAATAACCCCCAGGTAGGCATGGCCGAGAAGAGGGTTGAGCAGGCCATGGCCAGGGTCAGGGAGGCCTCCTCCGGGAAGGCTCCCGTCCTTTCGGCCTCCGCGCTCTATCAAAAAACCTACGGTGAACCGCGATACCCGCTGGTGACCAATGATCCAAACCTCCACGGCTACGCCGAGGCCGGTTTCCGCGAGATGTGGAGGACGGCCCTGAGCCTCTCCTGGCTTGTCTACAGCGGCGGCGCCGTTGAAAGCGGCATCCGCGCCGCCGAGTTCGCCGTTGAAGCCGTCCGGGCCGAATCGGAAAGGACCGGCCAGGTCGTGGCCCACGCGGCCAGGAGTGCCTTCTTCGAACTCCAGAGGGCCCGGGCCGGGGCCGTTGTAGCCGAGGAAGCCAGCCGGTTGGCCCTGGATCACCTGGGAAGCGTCGAAGCCCTTTACCGAAACGGCGTGGTGGCCAAAAACGAGCTGTTGAGGGCAGAAGTGGCCGTCTCCGACGCTAAGTTGAACCTCATCCGGGCGGAAAGCGGCATCGAGGTCGCTTTCAGCGCCCTCGAAAGGGCCGTCGGGACCGGGATAAAGGACAGGTATCAACTCCCCGAGCCCCAAAAAGAGCCCTCCCCCGTTGAAATACCCGGGAATGCTCTCGGGGCGGCCTTGGCCGGCCGTCCCGAGTTCAGGGCGCTGGAGTCGTCGGTACGCTCGGCTAGGTCCATGGCTGTCGCGGCCCAGGGGGAGAAGGGCCCCTCGGTTTACCTCCAGGGGGAAGCCTTTTCCGTGGGGCAGACCTTTTATCCCGATGCCGCCGACGACTGGAAGATCTCCCTGGTAGCCCAGTGGACCCTTTATGACGGAGGCAAGGCCAAGGCCCACAGGGACGAAGCCCTCGCCCTGGCCGGGGAACTGCTGCAGCGGGTGGAGGACATGAAGCGAAGCGTGGATCTCGAGGTCTCCATCGCGACGCTGGACCTCCGTTCGGCCCTCCAGCGGCTCGAGGTCGCCCGGTCCCAGGTGGCCCTGGCCGAGGAGGATTACCGCATGGCCGAGGCCAGGTACTCGGCCCAGGTGGGCACCAACATCGATGTGCACGACGCCAGGGTGGCCCTGTCAAGATCAAGGACCCAGCTCGTCGATGCCGTTTACGACGCGTTGAAGGCCCGCTCTGACATGGAACTGGCGCTGGGCGAGGCAGTAAAGATCCCCGTGGACGAAAGGTGA
- a CDS encoding TetR/AcrR family transcriptional regulator — protein sequence MSDPCGTRDKILEVARSQFARNGYHGTSMDAIVKDTGLSKGALYWHFDGKSDLFAAVLRREVEKIIHSHVEALRGNEEDVRSFVTLQGEWIIDMLWEDREMCLLFITLFIERLRGGQEGRELSDIAGDLLGIIQDKLWPVTQEVFPAFRSGEARGDYKRILTTLRFVMHGIIMELGFNLDLDSARELWRFAIGRFDFQSEGFK from the coding sequence ATGTCCGATCCCTGCGGAACCAGGGACAAGATCCTGGAGGTTGCCAGGAGCCAATTCGCCAGGAATGGCTATCACGGCACCAGCATGGATGCCATCGTCAAGGATACGGGCCTCAGCAAAGGGGCTCTTTATTGGCACTTCGACGGCAAGAGCGATCTCTTCGCCGCTGTCCTGAGGCGGGAGGTCGAGAAAATAATCCACAGCCACGTGGAAGCCCTCCGCGGAAATGAGGAGGATGTCCGGTCCTTCGTAACCCTCCAGGGGGAATGGATCATCGACATGCTCTGGGAAGACCGGGAGATGTGCCTCCTGTTCATCACCCTTTTCATCGAAAGACTTCGGGGCGGGCAAGAAGGAAGGGAACTATCCGATATAGCCGGGGATCTTCTGGGTATTATCCAGGACAAGCTCTGGCCTGTGACCCAGGAGGTCTTCCCCGCCTTCAGGAGCGGCGAAGCCCGTGGGGATTACAAGAGAATATTGACCACCCTCCGTTTCGTGATGCACGGGATAATCATGGAACTGGGGTTCAACCTGGATCTGGACTCGGCCAGGGAGTTATGGCGTTTCGCCATAGGCCGTTTCGATTTCCAAAGCGAGGGGTTCAAATGA
- the secG gene encoding preprotein translocase subunit SecG: protein MKVFLTVVHLIVSISVMAVILMQQRKQGGFTGVFGGGTQADAAGQWQRFTLLTKATIVLTALFLATSLMLVLIR from the coding sequence GTGAAGGTTTTCCTCACGGTCGTTCATTTGATCGTCTCCATATCGGTGATGGCCGTTATCCTCATGCAGCAGCGCAAGCAGGGCGGCTTCACCGGCGTGTTCGGCGGCGGGACCCAGGCCGATGCCGCCGGGCAGTGGCAGAGATTCACTCTTCTCACCAAGGCGACCATCGTCCTGACGGCCCTATTCCTGGCCACATCACTGATGCTCGTCCTGATACGCTGA
- a CDS encoding non-canonical purine NTP pyrophosphatase, whose translation MALPGIVFASGNRHKYLEMRSLLASAGVGLVFGMDLAGPEGIPAVDENRDTYAGNAVLKAMAWAKALGRSVLADDSGIEVRTLGWGPGVKSARVAPDDGARVQWLLEKMKGISDREARFVAVLAFFDVERGRWCLAEGFCHGRIALEPSGRSGFGYDPIFVPRGFDETLATLGPDVKSRVSHRSVAAGALCRMLSGGCVVE comes from the coding sequence TTGGCGTTGCCCGGGATCGTTTTCGCGAGCGGCAACAGGCATAAGTACCTCGAGATGAGATCCCTCCTTGCCTCCGCGGGGGTGGGACTCGTCTTCGGCATGGACCTCGCCGGCCCCGAAGGGATTCCCGCGGTGGACGAAAACAGGGATACCTACGCCGGCAACGCCGTCCTCAAGGCCATGGCTTGGGCCAAGGCCCTGGGGCGGTCCGTCTTGGCCGATGACAGCGGCATCGAGGTCCGGACACTGGGCTGGGGGCCGGGTGTTAAGTCCGCCCGGGTCGCTCCCGACGACGGAGCCAGGGTGCAATGGCTTCTTGAAAAGATGAAGGGCATTTCAGACAGGGAGGCCCGCTTTGTCGCGGTCCTGGCTTTTTTCGACGTTGAACGGGGCAGATGGTGCCTGGCGGAGGGATTCTGCCACGGCCGTATCGCTTTGGAGCCGTCGGGGAGGTCCGGCTTTGGCTATGACCCCATCTTTGTCCCCCGTGGCTTTGACGAGACCCTGGCGACGCTGGGTCCGGATGTCAAATCACGCGTATCCCACCGATCCGTGGCGGCGGGGGCTCTCTGTCGTATGCTCTCCGGCGGTTGTGTGGTAGAATAA